From Psychroflexus torquis ATCC 700755, the proteins below share one genomic window:
- a CDS encoding methyltransferase, with the protein MYEKHYPEKRFNITMEFLKSHAHSPSTILDLGVENPFSKLMTAEGFSVENTKGQDLDVDRNQLFSSSAKITTAFEIFEHLLSPLEILKSVQSEHLFASVPLKLWFSKAYQSKTDPWDRHYHEFETWQFNWLLKKAGWEIIEAKTFTHPVRKIGFRPLLRLITPRYYLVYCQRKS; encoded by the coding sequence ATGTACGAAAAGCATTACCCAGAAAAGCGTTTCAACATTACCATGGAGTTTTTAAAAAGTCATGCTCATTCGCCTTCTACGATTTTAGATCTTGGGGTTGAAAATCCATTTTCAAAACTCATGACTGCGGAAGGGTTTTCTGTTGAAAATACTAAAGGTCAAGATTTAGATGTAGATCGAAATCAACTTTTCTCTTCTTCAGCAAAAATAACGACTGCTTTTGAAATTTTTGAACACCTCTTATCTCCATTAGAAATTCTAAAAAGTGTACAGAGTGAGCATCTATTTGCTAGTGTTCCTCTCAAACTTTGGTTTTCGAAAGCCTATCAAAGTAAAACTGATCCATGGGACAGGCATTATCACGAATTTGAAACTTGGCAATTCAATTGGTTATTAAAAAAAGCGGGCTGGGAAATCATAGAAGCTAAAACCTTTACCCATCCCGTCCGAAAAATTGGCTTTAGACCATTACTTAGACTAATTACTCCTAGATATTACTTGGTATATTGCCAAAGAAAATCTTAA
- a CDS encoding glycosyltransferase family 2 protein yields the protein MDIVIIIPAYNEEAHIEKCLTSLVNQIYSAKHILVVDDGSTDKTPEILSSLSSAHENLTYTSREKSYSHEPGSKIVEAFNFGLAGLASSYDILCKFDADLIFPNHYLETLHKAFEANSKLGMFAGFCSIEIDGVWQIEKLTNPDHIRGALKSYHQSCFRDIGGLTSAMGWDTIDEMKARYYGWDVETKNSLIVKHLKPTGLHYSKSLPKVFGISLFRMRYSLALAFLTCFKMALNKKKLDFFYKAMLAYLKSNYKKNSFLINEKEGAFIRKYRWHKIKQRLF from the coding sequence GTGGACATCGTCATTATTATTCCTGCCTATAACGAAGAAGCCCATATTGAAAAATGTTTGACCTCATTGGTGAATCAAATCTATTCGGCAAAACATATTTTGGTGGTCGATGACGGATCTACAGATAAAACACCCGAAATTTTAAGTAGCTTATCTTCTGCCCATGAGAATTTAACCTACACCTCAAGAGAAAAAAGCTATAGCCATGAACCTGGAAGTAAAATTGTAGAGGCTTTTAATTTTGGTCTAGCTGGTTTAGCTAGCTCCTATGATATCCTCTGTAAGTTTGATGCAGATCTTATTTTTCCAAATCATTATTTAGAAACCTTACATAAAGCTTTTGAAGCCAACTCAAAACTCGGTATGTTTGCAGGGTTTTGTAGTATCGAAATTGATGGAGTCTGGCAGATTGAAAAATTAACCAATCCAGATCATATCCGTGGAGCCTTAAAATCTTATCACCAAAGTTGCTTTAGGGATATTGGAGGCTTGACCTCTGCTATGGGCTGGGACACGATTGATGAGATGAAGGCGAGATATTATGGATGGGACGTAGAAACCAAAAATTCACTAATTGTAAAACATCTTAAGCCCACTGGACTTCATTACTCTAAAAGTCTACCAAAAGTTTTTGGAATCTCTCTATTTAGAATGCGATATAGTTTGGCATTAGCCTTTCTAACCTGTTTTAAAATGGCATTAAATAAAAAGAAACTAGATTTTTTCTATAAAGCAATGCTCGCTTATTTAAAATCTAACTACAAAAAAAACTCCTTCTTAATCAATGAAAAAGAAGGAGCCTTTATTAGAAAATATAGATGGCATAAAATTAAGCAGCGCTTATTTTAA
- a CDS encoding 3-oxoacyl-ACP synthase III family protein, with protein MNNIKIVGVGSYIPDIIKKNEDFLKSEFFNQDETAFDAPPEVIIKKFKAITGIEERRYVGSELNMSDIATFAAEKAIKDSGIDPETLDYIIVAHNFGDVSHDKQQADTVPSIASRVKEKLQIENPSCVAYDLLFGCPGWIEGCIHSFAFMKAGMAKRCLIIGAETLSRVVDPNDRDSMIYSDGAGATVFENIDSSGGILAHKSATYAKTEANYIYFDKSFSPKREDDRAYIKMYGRKIYNFALSKVPEAMKSCLEESGKSITDLKKIFIHQANEKMDEAIVHRFFKLFDKETPSDIMPMSINKLGNSSVATIPTLYDMFLKGNFEHESLKLGDTIMFASVGAGMNINAIVYEI; from the coding sequence ATGAATAATATTAAAATTGTTGGTGTTGGAAGCTATATCCCAGATATAATCAAAAAGAATGAAGACTTTTTGAAAAGTGAATTTTTCAATCAAGATGAAACTGCTTTTGATGCTCCCCCTGAAGTCATTATCAAAAAATTCAAAGCTATCACTGGCATTGAGGAACGACGATATGTTGGTAGCGAACTTAACATGTCAGACATAGCAACATTTGCCGCTGAAAAAGCTATAAAAGATTCAGGTATAGATCCAGAAACTCTAGATTATATTATCGTTGCCCATAATTTTGGGGATGTAAGTCACGATAAGCAACAAGCAGATACAGTTCCAAGCATTGCTTCCCGCGTCAAAGAAAAGTTACAAATTGAGAATCCAAGCTGTGTAGCCTATGATTTACTCTTTGGTTGCCCCGGTTGGATAGAAGGTTGTATACATTCCTTTGCCTTTATGAAAGCAGGAATGGCTAAGCGGTGCTTGATCATTGGCGCAGAAACCCTTTCGAGAGTGGTTGATCCCAATGATAGGGATAGTATGATATACTCTGATGGTGCTGGTGCTACCGTTTTTGAGAATATAGATTCGTCTGGTGGTATTTTAGCACACAAGTCAGCAACCTATGCTAAGACAGAGGCCAATTATATCTACTTTGATAAATCCTTTTCACCTAAACGCGAAGATGATCGAGCCTACATAAAAATGTACGGTCGAAAAATCTATAATTTCGCATTATCTAAAGTTCCTGAAGCGATGAAGTCGTGTTTAGAAGAAAGTGGCAAATCCATTACTGATTTGAAAAAAATCTTTATCCACCAAGCTAATGAAAAAATGGACGAGGCTATTGTCCATAGATTCTTTAAGCTGTTTGACAAAGAAACGCCTTCAGACATCATGCCGATGAGCATCAATAAACTTGGAAACAGTAGCGTGGCAACCATACCTACTTTATACGACATGTTTTTAAAAGGAAATTTTGAACACGAAAGTTTAAAGCTTGGAGATACCATTATGTTTGCTAGTGTTGGTGCAGGTATGAACATAAATGCTATAGTCTACGAAATCTAG
- a CDS encoding ABC transporter ATP-binding protein yields the protein MIKVEDLHKSFEDLEVLKGVNTVFEKGKTNLIIGQSGSGKTVFLKCLLGLFIPDKGTILYNGKAYQNFSKNEKRELSKQMGMVFQGGALFDSMTVEENVVFPLKMFTEMTKGEMKNRVEEVLDRVNLIDTNDKFPSEISGGMQKRVSIARAIVNKPNFLFCDEPNSGLDPRTASVIDNLIQEITHENDITTVINTHDMNSVFEIGENIVYLENGLKAWEGNKDTIYKTDNQKLTDFVYASNLFQKVRISQREGL from the coding sequence ATGATAAAAGTCGAAGATTTACATAAGTCTTTTGAGGATCTAGAAGTTTTAAAAGGCGTCAATACTGTATTTGAAAAAGGTAAAACCAACCTTATCATAGGCCAATCTGGCTCAGGTAAAACAGTTTTCTTAAAGTGCCTACTTGGTTTGTTCATCCCAGATAAAGGAACCATTCTATATAACGGCAAAGCTTATCAGAACTTTTCTAAAAATGAAAAAAGAGAGTTGAGCAAACAAATGGGGATGGTGTTTCAGGGCGGAGCCTTATTTGATTCTATGACTGTTGAAGAAAATGTGGTTTTCCCATTAAAAATGTTTACAGAAATGACCAAAGGCGAGATGAAAAATCGCGTTGAAGAAGTCTTAGATAGGGTGAATCTTATAGATACTAATGATAAGTTTCCCTCAGAAATTAGTGGAGGAATGCAAAAACGAGTTTCCATAGCAAGGGCTATTGTCAACAAACCTAATTTTTTATTTTGTGATGAACCCAACTCGGGTCTTGACCCAAGAACAGCTTCTGTAATTGATAATCTTATTCAAGAAATTACACATGAAAACGATATCACAACAGTGATTAATACTCACGATATGAATTCAGTTTTTGAAATAGGTGAAAACATCGTTTATCTGGAAAACGGCTTAAAAGCATGGGAGGGCAACAAAGACACTATTTACAAGACTGATAATCAGAAATTAACTGACTTTGTTTATGCCTCAAATTTATTTCAAAAAGTAAGAATTTCGCAAAGAGAAGGCCTTTAG
- a CDS encoding SprT-like domain-containing protein yields MKDTLQKYLPERSVEPILGMIKAYNIQLKIVSQRQTKHGDYRLKPDGFHQITVNANLNKYRFLITTVHEVAHLLAFKSYGFSIKPHGPEWKDTFQKLMLPFIHPQIFPNDILPELARHFKKPTASSDTDASLSLSLKRYDKSNDKNYIFEIPVGSIFKIHNGRMFKKGKRIQKRYECQEVNTGKVYVFQPNAEVDLLK; encoded by the coding sequence ATGAAAGACACCCTCCAGAAATATTTGCCAGAGCGTTCAGTTGAACCGATTTTAGGTATGATTAAGGCCTATAATATTCAACTAAAAATAGTTAGTCAACGGCAAACTAAACATGGGGACTATAGACTAAAACCTGATGGATTTCATCAGATAACGGTGAATGCTAATCTCAATAAATATAGATTTTTAATTACTACGGTTCACGAAGTAGCTCACTTACTCGCCTTCAAGTCTTATGGATTTTCGATTAAGCCTCATGGACCAGAGTGGAAAGACACGTTTCAAAAATTGATGTTGCCATTTATCCATCCTCAAATTTTCCCCAACGATATCTTGCCGGAATTAGCGAGGCATTTCAAGAAACCAACGGCCAGTAGCGATACAGATGCAAGCCTTTCTTTAAGCCTTAAGCGCTATGATAAATCCAACGATAAAAACTATATATTTGAAATACCTGTTGGTAGCATTTTTAAAATCCACAATGGAAGGATGTTTAAAAAAGGGAAAAGGATTCAAAAGCGATACGAATGCCAAGAAGTAAATACCGGTAAAGTGTATGTGTTTCAACCCAATGCTGAAGTAGACCTTTTAAAATAG
- the pafA gene encoding alkaline phosphatase PafA, whose product MKIVFSLLLVLMTHISLFAQQNTKLVVGVVVDQMRYDYLTKFENHYSEDGFKRLQREGFEMKNFHFDYVPTYTGPGHTSIYTGTSPMNHGIIANNWYDKFEKTSVYCASDPSVNAVGIEPDNKAGKMSPQRMLTTSFADQNRLHTQFKGKTIGVSLKDRGAILPAGHTANAAYWFAGYDRGDFITSDYYMQDLPQWVKDFNRSGTAKSYLKEWNTLKDISTYIESGPDKNNYENGFKGKEEATFPYDLKELAKDNGDFGVIRPTPFGNDLLLDFAKEAIKNEKLGQDEFTDVFTLSFSSPDYTGHNFGVNSKEVQDLYIRLDQNIAELLKFLDKEVGEGNYTLFLTADHGAVHVPQFLKDNKIPAGYFETGEMQSALEAHLSESLGLVDIIEEIQNQQIFLDDSKFKTYADFVSAQNEIKRFLLHYQNIDKVYTREMLEHSDFSGNPAELILRGFHQKRSGDVVYVLQNSYISYSRKGSTHGSGNNYDTQAPLLMFGNGIQQGKTYTRYHIPDIAPTISALLGIALPNGATGKVIFEVLK is encoded by the coding sequence ATGAAAATTGTATTTAGCCTTTTATTAGTTCTAATGACCCACATAAGTCTTTTTGCACAGCAAAACACGAAACTGGTTGTTGGTGTAGTCGTTGACCAAATGCGTTACGATTACTTAACTAAATTTGAAAACCACTATTCTGAAGATGGTTTTAAACGTCTGCAGAGAGAAGGGTTTGAAATGAAAAATTTTCATTTTGATTATGTGCCTACCTATACAGGACCTGGTCATACCTCAATATATACTGGTACAAGTCCTATGAATCATGGTATTATCGCAAATAACTGGTATGATAAATTTGAGAAAACTAGCGTGTATTGTGCCTCAGATCCTTCAGTGAATGCCGTCGGAATCGAGCCAGATAACAAAGCTGGGAAAATGTCTCCACAACGCATGTTAACGACTAGTTTTGCAGATCAAAACCGATTACACACTCAATTTAAAGGGAAGACAATTGGAGTTTCTTTAAAGGATAGAGGTGCGATTCTACCTGCCGGTCATACTGCTAATGCTGCGTATTGGTTTGCAGGATATGATCGTGGTGACTTTATTACAAGTGATTACTACATGCAAGACTTGCCACAATGGGTGAAGGATTTTAATAGGTCTGGTACAGCAAAAAGTTACCTTAAAGAATGGAACACACTTAAGGATATCTCCACTTATATTGAAAGTGGTCCCGATAAGAACAATTATGAAAACGGTTTTAAAGGGAAAGAAGAAGCTACATTTCCATATGACCTTAAGGAATTAGCGAAAGACAACGGTGACTTCGGCGTTATAAGACCAACACCATTTGGAAACGACTTACTTCTTGATTTTGCAAAAGAAGCTATTAAAAATGAAAAGTTAGGTCAAGATGAATTTACAGACGTTTTCACTTTAAGTTTTTCTAGCCCAGATTATACAGGTCATAATTTTGGAGTGAATTCTAAAGAAGTCCAAGACCTCTATATCCGATTAGATCAAAATATCGCTGAGTTGCTGAAGTTTTTGGACAAAGAAGTAGGCGAAGGAAATTACACCTTATTTTTAACGGCAGATCATGGTGCAGTTCATGTGCCTCAATTTCTTAAAGACAACAAAATCCCTGCTGGATATTTCGAAACAGGGGAGATGCAAAGCGCATTAGAAGCCCATCTAAGTGAGAGCTTAGGCCTTGTCGATATTATAGAGGAAATACAGAATCAACAAATTTTCTTAGATGACTCTAAGTTTAAAACTTATGCTGATTTTGTATCTGCTCAAAATGAAATCAAGCGCTTCTTGCTACACTACCAAAATATCGATAAAGTCTACACTAGGGAAATGCTGGAGCATAGTGACTTTAGTGGGAATCCTGCAGAACTTATTTTAAGAGGATTTCACCAGAAGCGAAGTGGAGATGTGGTTTATGTTCTTCAGAACTCGTATATATCATACTCAAGAAAAGGGTCGACACATGGTAGTGGAAATAATTACGATACTCAGGCACCGCTATTGATGTTTGGAAATGGTATTCAACAAGGTAAAACCTATACTAGATATCACATTCCAGATATCGCTCCTACTATTTCAGCCTTATTAGGAATTGCACTTCCCAATGGCGCAACAGGGAAGGTTATTTTTGAGGTGTTAAAATAA
- a CDS encoding MlaE family ABC transporter permease — translation MLSNYIKSIGQYFIMIYETFRKMTKTSELKRLILQELDDLIISSLGIVVFISFFIGAVIAIQTALNFSNPFVPKSLIGFAARQSIILEFAPTFVAIIMAGKVGSYITSSIGTMRVSEQIDALEVMGINSLNYLVFPKIIAMCMFPFVIAISMFVGIIGAYTASVYGGFLSSEQFLAGLQEDFIPFQVFYAFLKSFVFAIILATVPAFHGYYMKGGSLEVGRAATTSFVWTSVIIIFMNYFITQLLLS, via the coding sequence ATGCTATCAAATTACATTAAAAGTATTGGTCAATACTTCATCATGATTTACGAAACCTTTAGAAAGATGACCAAAACTTCAGAATTGAAGAGGCTTATTCTACAAGAGTTAGATGACCTTATCATTAGTTCTTTAGGAATAGTAGTCTTTATTTCATTTTTTATAGGAGCAGTTATCGCTATTCAAACAGCTTTAAACTTTTCTAATCCCTTTGTCCCCAAATCATTAATCGGATTTGCAGCGAGACAGTCTATTATCTTAGAATTTGCTCCTACGTTTGTCGCTATTATTATGGCAGGTAAAGTAGGGTCTTATATCACCTCTAGTATTGGTACTATGCGAGTTTCAGAACAAATAGATGCTTTAGAAGTGATGGGGATAAACTCTTTAAATTACCTTGTCTTTCCCAAAATTATTGCCATGTGCATGTTTCCATTTGTCATTGCGATTTCCATGTTTGTTGGAATAATAGGAGCTTACACAGCGAGTGTTTATGGTGGATTTTTAAGTTCAGAACAATTTTTAGCAGGGCTTCAAGAAGACTTCATACCTTTTCAAGTCTTCTATGCCTTTTTAAAATCATTTGTTTTTGCGATTATTTTAGCTACAGTTCCTGCTTTTCATGGTTACTATATGAAAGGAGGCTCACTTGAAGTAGGGCGTGCAGCAACCACCTCTTTTGTATGGACGAGTGTGATTATTATTTTTATGAATTATTTCATCACCCAATTGTTATTAAGTTGA
- a CDS encoding DUF389 domain-containing protein — protein sequence MEDNKDKTSENTKNDLNAESSEKVKSSLKESFGSIKHFLYELLDIAHDTDKDATTEAILKDIPFKGHTAWILIFSIIIASIGLNVSSTAVVIGAMLISPLMGPIVGLGFSVAINDVDSLRRSLINLGVMVGLSLLTAFLYFQLSPLTQLTPELEARTYPTILDVLIAIFGGLALIIAKAKRGTIITVISGVAIATALMPPLCTAGYGLAVWDLSIFGGAMYLFTINTIFIALTTFLVSKFLRFPLVKYANSLRRKRIAQIASSIAVIVIIPSIYLFYNLLKESYFTNDANTFVQKELENYKQSFLQKNSTVISYNSGTDPTIEASFLGKEIPKEVIMLWKDKLKNYAYLEDTELKVLQNENSENFDQLKYMVELKKRDSLELAMSKAEIEDLRYELRTMQKSNRIVKFDRLVKEIQLNYNNVVEVSFADVIKSNFENMDTIPTFSIKWNAELDLEEKEMKLNKLKEWLSYKLSLENISVHSIN from the coding sequence ATGGAAGACAATAAAGACAAAACCTCAGAAAACACTAAGAATGATTTAAATGCTGAATCTTCAGAAAAGGTAAAAAGCAGTTTAAAAGAGTCCTTTGGTAGCATAAAACATTTTCTTTATGAGCTTTTGGATATAGCGCATGATACGGATAAGGATGCTACTACGGAAGCTATTCTTAAAGATATTCCGTTCAAAGGGCACACGGCATGGATTTTAATATTCTCTATAATAATTGCCTCAATAGGTTTGAATGTTAGTAGTACTGCTGTAGTTATTGGAGCTATGCTTATCTCTCCTCTTATGGGGCCTATTGTTGGGCTAGGTTTTTCTGTCGCTATTAATGATGTGGACTCCTTGAGGAGGTCACTCATCAACCTTGGAGTGATGGTAGGTTTAAGTTTACTAACGGCCTTTCTCTATTTCCAGTTATCTCCTTTAACACAATTAACACCTGAGCTAGAAGCTAGAACATATCCTACAATTTTGGACGTTTTAATAGCTATTTTTGGTGGGTTAGCTCTAATTATTGCTAAGGCTAAACGAGGAACTATAATTACCGTTATTTCTGGTGTAGCCATTGCTACTGCTTTGATGCCTCCGCTTTGTACAGCAGGTTATGGCTTAGCGGTTTGGGACTTAAGTATCTTTGGTGGCGCCATGTATTTATTTACTATCAATACAATTTTTATAGCTTTAACGACGTTTTTAGTTTCAAAATTTTTAAGATTCCCCTTAGTGAAATATGCCAATTCACTAAGGAGAAAAAGAATTGCACAGATCGCTTCCTCAATTGCAGTTATCGTTATTATTCCCAGCATATATCTGTTTTATAATCTATTGAAAGAATCCTACTTTACCAATGATGCGAATACTTTTGTCCAAAAAGAATTAGAAAATTACAAACAGTCTTTTCTTCAAAAAAATTCAACAGTCATTTCTTATAATTCTGGCACAGATCCAACTATAGAAGCTTCGTTTTTGGGAAAAGAAATTCCAAAAGAAGTCATTATGTTATGGAAAGACAAGCTAAAAAATTATGCGTATTTAGAAGATACCGAGCTTAAAGTCCTCCAAAATGAAAATTCCGAAAATTTTGATCAACTCAAATATATGGTTGAATTAAAAAAGAGGGATTCTTTAGAACTTGCTATGTCTAAAGCCGAAATCGAAGATTTGCGTTACGAACTAAGGACCATGCAAAAAAGTAACAGAATTGTAAAATTCGATAGATTAGTGAAAGAGATTCAATTGAATTACAATAATGTAGTAGAGGTTAGTTTTGCTGATGTCATCAAGTCGAACTTTGAAAATATGGATACCATACCAACGTTCAGCATCAAATGGAATGCTGAATTAGATTTAGAAGAGAAGGAAATGAAACTCAATAAATTGAAAGAATGGTTATCTTATAAATTGAGCTTGGAAAATATTTCAGTACACTCCATTAACTAA
- a CDS encoding SDR family NAD(P)-dependent oxidoreductase, whose translation MSKTIVITGTSRGIGFELVKLFASEGHTVFALSRNEKPVKQLGLENVHALSCDLSESLSVEAAIKYIQSHTQTLDILINNAGQFLKQEFKDTVMEDVKKVYETNVFSVFDVTHRLLPLMNSKTHVVTISSMGGVQGSMKFPGLAAYSSSKAAVITLTELLAEEYKENGPSFNVLALGAVQTEMLEEAFPGLQAPNSALEMANYIKDFSEKGQQFYNGKLLQVSSSTP comes from the coding sequence ATGTCAAAAACAATTGTCATCACAGGGACCAGTAGAGGAATAGGTTTTGAACTTGTTAAGCTCTTTGCTTCTGAAGGTCATACCGTATTTGCTTTATCCAGAAATGAAAAGCCCGTTAAACAGCTTGGTTTAGAAAATGTTCATGCTTTGTCTTGTGATTTGAGTGAATCTTTGAGTGTAGAAGCTGCTATAAAATATATTCAATCTCACACTCAAACTTTGGATATTCTTATTAATAATGCGGGTCAGTTTTTAAAACAAGAATTTAAAGACACCGTGATGGAAGACGTCAAGAAGGTATATGAAACCAATGTGTTTTCAGTTTTTGATGTGACTCATCGTTTGCTACCTCTTATGAATTCTAAAACTCATGTGGTGACTATAAGTAGTATGGGAGGAGTACAGGGGAGTATGAAATTCCCAGGTTTAGCGGCGTATAGCTCTAGTAAAGCAGCAGTAATTACGCTAACAGAGCTATTGGCTGAAGAATACAAAGAAAATGGGCCATCCTTCAACGTGCTAGCTTTAGGTGCAGTTCAAACTGAAATGCTCGAAGAAGCTTTTCCTGGCTTGCAAGCCCCTAATTCTGCTTTAGAAATGGCAAATTATATCAAGGACTTTTCTGAAAAAGGACAGCAATTTTACAATGGGAAATTACTGCAAGTTTCCAGTTCAACACCCTAA
- a CDS encoding M20/M25/M40 family metallo-hydrolase — protein MKKILLLLCVGFLLATSSKTSAQEAKKQVSNGSEAVQFKYSASTALDYLSSDELNGRDTGSEEIDEAASFIEKAFVSFGVQPYFETYRDSFKLKEVDGFNVVGVLKSSKTNANLKPLVIGAHYDHIGIIESVEGDSIANGANDNASGTVAVLELAKFLADQDLGRDVIFALFSAEEKGLVGSRHLAEKMKAQDVVPYVVFNIEMLGVQMKDKEYRAYVTGYKTSNLAEVFNSYYEVEDQFLGFLPQAAEYGLFKRSDNYPFFEVFNVPAQTICTFDFTNYEYYHHVNDEFEELDVDAYLKLLEDLKPGVLQLTNSEENTVKLN, from the coding sequence ATGAAAAAAATACTACTATTACTTTGCGTGGGTTTCCTTTTAGCCACTTCTAGTAAGACTTCAGCGCAAGAAGCAAAAAAACAAGTTTCAAACGGAAGTGAAGCTGTTCAATTTAAGTATTCAGCATCAACAGCTCTAGACTATTTATCTTCAGATGAATTGAATGGACGAGATACAGGTTCAGAAGAGATTGATGAAGCTGCTTCTTTTATCGAAAAAGCTTTTGTTAGTTTTGGCGTTCAACCTTATTTTGAAACTTATCGCGACTCTTTCAAGTTAAAAGAAGTCGACGGTTTCAATGTCGTTGGAGTTTTAAAATCTTCAAAAACCAATGCGAATTTAAAGCCTCTTGTGATAGGTGCTCATTACGATCACATCGGCATCATAGAGTCTGTTGAAGGGGATAGTATTGCAAACGGAGCAAATGATAACGCTTCCGGTACAGTTGCAGTACTCGAGCTGGCGAAATTCTTAGCGGATCAAGACTTAGGTAGAGATGTGATTTTCGCTCTTTTTTCTGCTGAAGAAAAAGGCTTGGTAGGCTCTAGGCATTTAGCCGAGAAAATGAAAGCCCAAGACGTCGTCCCTTATGTTGTTTTTAATATTGAAATGCTTGGCGTTCAGATGAAGGACAAGGAGTACAGAGCCTATGTTACTGGATATAAGACTTCAAATTTAGCTGAGGTTTTTAATAGTTATTATGAAGTTGAAGATCAATTTTTAGGATTTCTTCCTCAAGCTGCTGAATATGGTCTTTTCAAACGCAGTGATAATTATCCGTTTTTTGAAGTCTTTAATGTGCCTGCTCAAACCATTTGCACATTCGACTTTACCAATTATGAGTATTACCATCATGTGAACGATGAATTTGAAGAACTCGATGTGGATGCTTACCTAAAGCTTTTAGAGGACCTCAAGCCTGGCGTACTTCAATTGACAAATTCTGAAGAAAACACCGTAAAATTAAATTAA
- a CDS encoding mannose-1-phosphate guanylyltransferase, with amino-acid sequence MDEKDKYAVIMAGGVGSRFWPVSRTAYPKQFQDMLGTGKSLLQQTFLRLNKIVPQDHIFILTNTDYVGLVTEQLPEVSGQQIIAEPAMRNTAPCILLSALKINKENPKASMIVAPSDHWIEDEEAFAKDVNKAFEACFHKDLLVTLGITPTFPNTGYGYIKYDKHNKDTIKSVEKFTEKPDYASAQSFLKEGNYLWNAGIFIWKTSFIIDQFQNHLPDMFDLFKQGWGKLNTTDEEAFLKDNYPNSESISIDYGILEKAKQVGVIEATFDWSDLGTWGSLHDQLDKDENDNVSINARSEFIESSNNILRTTKGKIAIIKGLNDYIVLENEDLLVILPKKDEQDIKTIRNLVMGKFGENLG; translated from the coding sequence ATGGATGAAAAAGATAAATATGCCGTGATTATGGCTGGTGGAGTAGGCTCACGCTTTTGGCCAGTAAGTAGAACAGCTTATCCCAAGCAGTTTCAAGATATGTTAGGGACTGGAAAATCACTACTCCAACAAACTTTTTTAAGACTAAATAAGATTGTACCTCAAGATCATATTTTTATTCTTACCAACACCGACTATGTAGGTTTAGTTACCGAACAGCTTCCTGAAGTTTCAGGTCAACAAATTATCGCTGAGCCTGCGATGAGGAATACAGCTCCTTGTATTCTTCTTTCTGCGCTTAAAATTAATAAGGAAAACCCAAAGGCTAGTATGATCGTTGCTCCTAGCGATCACTGGATAGAAGATGAGGAGGCCTTTGCTAAAGACGTTAACAAAGCTTTTGAAGCCTGTTTTCATAAAGATCTCTTGGTAACTTTGGGTATAACACCAACATTTCCAAACACAGGCTATGGTTATATTAAATATGATAAGCATAACAAAGACACTATAAAGTCTGTAGAAAAGTTTACTGAAAAACCTGATTATGCTTCAGCACAGTCTTTTTTGAAAGAAGGAAATTATTTATGGAATGCAGGTATTTTCATCTGGAAGACTTCTTTTATTATCGATCAGTTTCAAAATCATCTTCCCGATATGTTTGATTTATTTAAACAGGGCTGGGGAAAATTAAATACTACCGACGAAGAAGCCTTCTTAAAAGACAATTATCCTAATTCTGAAAGTATTTCTATCGATTATGGAATTTTAGAAAAGGCAAAACAGGTTGGCGTCATCGAAGCTACTTTCGACTGGAGTGATTTAGGGACTTGGGGCTCCTTACACGATCAACTGGATAAAGATGAGAATGATAATGTAAGTATTAACGCGAGATCTGAATTTATAGAATCGTCTAATAATATTCTGAGAACTACAAAGGGTAAAATAGCCATTATAAAAGGTTTAAATGACTACATAGTTTTAGAGAACGAAGACCTCCTTGTCATACTGCCTAAAAAGGATGAACAAGACATTAAAACAATACGTAACTTAGTCATGGGTAAGTTTGGAGAAAACCTTGGTTAA